Proteins from one Archocentrus centrarchus isolate MPI-CPG fArcCen1 chromosome 8, fArcCen1, whole genome shotgun sequence genomic window:
- the LOC115785126 gene encoding LOW QUALITY PROTEIN: ADP-ribosylation factor-binding protein GGA1-like (The sequence of the model RefSeq protein was modified relative to this genomic sequence to represent the inferred CDS: inserted 2 bases in 2 codons): protein MAAPPDAESLESRINRATNPLNRDTDWSSIHAFCDQLNNELEGPQLATRLLAHKIQSPQEWEAMQALLVLETCMKNCGKRFHNEVGKFRFLNELIKVVSPKYLGTRSPEPVKKKVLELIYSWTLALPDEAKISDAYQMLKKQGIIKQDPELPPDKLLNLPPPRPKNAIFEDEEKSKMLSRLLNSSHPEDLKAANKLIKEMVQEDQRRAEKVSKRVNAIQEVKESVTLLTQLLQDYDSTATNQSNAELIQDLYQRCEKMRPTLFRLASDTEDNDEALAEILQANDSLTHVINLYKQQVKGEIVNGNSTLNTQKQTGGTALLDLSGLDTSPQSPPSFPEFPTPTDSLNPPSQDMGISLLDDELMSLGLSEGTHTSNPASQPEDSTAWDSFQSSDSIDADIPTAPSLXLSPDPPPHSQPLSSGSTPGNSALDELDLLGKALLQQSLPPEGLQVKWDKQQSKPTLRDLQNKSGANVAPNPIPAFTAEPPASIPNSQSSLRATLLDMSPSHTEAASAEVSLTDVFLPLESIKPSSLLPVTVFDSHSLRVLFHFARDSPPSRPDVLVVIISMLSSAPVPVTDINFQTTAPKSMAVKLQPPSGTELPAFNPILPPAAVTQILLLANPNKEKVKLQYRLTFTMGEQEHSESGSLEQXPPPEKWGSL, encoded by the exons ATGGCGGCTCCTCCCGATGCAGAGAGTTTGGAGTCTCGTATCA ACAGAGCCACAAATCCActtaacagagacacagactggaGTAGCATCCATGCCTTTTGTGACCAGCTCAACAATGAGTTGGAGGG ACCGCAGCTGGCCACCAGGCTCCTGGCCCACAAAATCCAGTCTCCACAAGAGTGGGAGGCCATGCAGGCGTTACTT GTTCTGGAGACATGTATGAAAAACTGTGGGAAAAGGTTTCACAATGAAGTTGGCAAGTTCCGTTTTCTCAATGAGCTCATCAAAGTGGTTTCTCCGAAG TACCTTGGAACACGGTCCCCTGAAcccgttaaaaaaaaagttttggagTTGATCTATAGCTGGACTTTGGCATTACCGGACGAAGCCAAGATCTCAGATGCTTATCAGATGctgaaaaaacaag GTATTATTAAACAAGATCCTGAGCTGCCACCTGACAAACTGCTGAACCTTCCTCCACCCAGACCCAAGAATGCTATTTTTGAAGATGAAGAGAAATCAAAA ATGTTGTCTCGCCTATTGAACAGCTCGCACCCTGAAGACCTTAAAGCTGCCAACAAACTCATCAAGGAAATGGTCCAAGAG GATCAGAGGCGCGCAGAGAAGGTGTCAAAGCGAGTGAATGCCATTCAGGAGGTGAAGGAGAGCGTCACTTTACTGACTCAGCTTCTGCAGGACTATGACAGCACTGCTACCAATCAGAGCAATGCTGAACTGATACAG GACCTGTATCAGCGCTGTGAGAAAATGAGACCAACGCTGTTCAGACTGGCAAGTGACACAGAGGACAACGACGAGGCTCTGG CCGAGATCCTGCAGGCCAACGACAGCCTGACTCATGTCATCAACCTGTACAAGCAGCAGGTGAAGGGGGAGATTGTAAATGGAAACAGCACATTAAACACTCAGAAACAAACCG GAGGGACAGCGCTGCTAGATCTGTCGGGATTGGACACGTCACCGCAGTCACCTCCTTCCTTCCCAGAGTTTCCCACTCCGACAGACAGCCTCAACCCTCCCTCACAGGACATGGGGATTAGTCTCCTTGATGATGAGCTAATGTCACTCG GTTTAAGTGAAGGAACACACACCTCTAACCCTGCCTCACAGCCCGAGGACTCCACAGCATGGGACTCCTTCCAG tcCTCTGACAGCATAGATGCAGATATCCCTACAGCACCCAGTC CTCTGAGTCCAGATCCACCGCCCCACTCTCAGCCCCTTTCATCTGGCTCCACCCCTGGAAACTCAGCCTTGGATGAACTGGACCTGCTGGGAAAAGCCCTGCTGCAGCAGTCTCTACCTCCAGAGGGCCTGCAGGTCAAATG ggACAAGCAGCAGTCTAAACCGACTCTAAGAGACCTCCAGAACAAGTCCGGGGCAAACGTTGCTCCAAACCCAATTCCAGCTTTTACCGCTGAACCTCCTGCATCTATTCCCAACTCTCAGTCCAGCCTTAGAGCTACACTGCTGGATATGTCTCCCTCTCacactgaagctgcttctgcagAAGTTTCtctgactgatgtttttttaCCATTAGAATCCATCAAGCCCA GTAGTCTGTTACCTGTGACTGTGTTCGACAGCCACAGTCTGCGGGTTCTCTTTCACTTTGCTCGTGACTCGCCACCATCTCGACCTGATGTTCTAGTGGTGATTATCTCCATGCTGTCATCAGCCCCCGTCCCCGTCACCGACATAAACTTCCAGACTACCGCTCCAAAG TCGATGGCCGTGAAGCTGCAGCCCCCGTCAGGGACAGAGCTCCCAGCTTTCAATCCCATCCTCCCTCCCGCTGCTGTCACACAGATCTTGCTTCTAGCAAATCCAAACAAG GAGAAAGTGAAGCTGCAGTACAGATTAACCTTCACCATGGGAGAGCAGGAGCACAGTGAGAGCGGCAGTCTAGAAC TTCCGCCTCCGGAGAAGTGGGGGAGCCTATAG
- the LOC115784247 gene encoding probable ATP-dependent RNA helicase DDX17, translated as MRGSYGDRDRDRGRDRGNPRFGSSRGGPPPGKKFGNPGDRLRKKRWDLNELPKFEKNFYNEHPEVQRMSQYDVEEYRRKKEITVRGSGCPKPVISFHQAQFPQYVIDVLMQQNFKEPTAIQAQGFPLALSGRDMVGIAQTGSGKTLSYLLPAIVHINHQPYLERGDGPICLVLAPTRELAQQVQQVAYDYGKSSRIKSTCVYGGAPKGPQIRDLERGVEICIATPGRLIDFLEAGKTNLRRCTYLVLDEADRMLDMGFEPQIRKIVDQIRPDRQTLMWSATWPKEVRQLAEDFLKDYVQINVGALELSANHNILQIVDVCLESEKDDKLIQLMEEIMAEKENKTIIFVETKKRCDDLTRRMRRDGWPAMCIHGDKSQPERDWVLSEFRSGKAPILIATDVASRGLDVEDVKFVINYDYPNSSEDYIHRIGRTARSTNKGTAYTFFTPGNLRQARELIRVLEEARQAINPKLLQLVDSGRGGGGGGGGRGRSRFRNSNSNNPNLMYQDECDRRMRSAGGGSSSKDGRSGGGSYSRSGNTRDGDRSSSSSYRDRSSRDGGRSYSSSSTSYDQYQNNNSSRSGSGGSVVGQAPPPSSGPQPLMAQQFNPPQPMMGLMGHSPFQFAPPPPSLSGRK; from the exons ATGAGAGGCTCTTACGGAGACAGAGACCGAGACCGCGGTCGTGACAGAGG CAATCCTCGGTTCGGATCAAGTAGAGGAGGACCACCACCGGGTAAGAAATTTGGGAATCCTGGGGACCGCTTACGAAAGAAGAGGTGGGACCTGAACGAGCTTCCTAAATTTGAGAAAAACTTTTATAATGAACATCCAGAAGTGCAGCGAATGAGCCAG TATGATGTTGAGGAGTAtcgcagaaagaaagaaatcactgTCCGAGGTTCAGGCTGCCCAAAACCTGTCATCAGCTTCCATCAGGCACAGTTTCCCC AATATGTAATCGATGTACTGATGCAGCAGAATTTCAAGGAGCCTACAGCCATTCAAGCTCAAGGTTTCCCTCTGGCACTCAGTGGGAGGGACATGGTGGGCATCGCTCAGACAGGCTCGGGGAAGACCTTATCG taTCTCCTGCCTGCAATCGTGCACATCAATCATCAGCCCTACTTGGAGCGTGGAGATGGACCCATT TGCTTGGTGTTGGCCCCCACAAGAGAACTAGCTCAGCAGGTCCAGCAGGTGGCATATGACTATGGAAAGTCATCTCGCATCAAAAGCACTTGTGTGTATGGTGGTGCTCCCAAGGGACCTCAAATCCGAGACTTGGAGAGAG GTGTTGAGATCTGCATCGCCACTCCAGGTCGTCTCATTGACTTCCTGGAAGCTGGAAAGACCAACCTGCGGCGCTGCACATACCTAGTTCTGGATGAGGCTGATCGCATGCTGGACATGGGTTTTGAACCACAGATACGCAAAATTGTGGATCAGATCAGG CCGGACAGACAGACTCTAATGTGGAGTGCTACCTGGCCTAAAGAAGTTCGCCAGCTGGCAGAGGACTTCCTGAAGGACTATGTTCAGATCAATGTTGGCGCTCTGGAGCTCAGTGCCAACCACAACATCCTTCAAATTGTTGATGTTTGTCTGGAGAGCGAAAAGGACGACAA gctgatCCAGCTGATGGAAGAGATTATGGCTgagaaggaaaacaagacaatCATCTTTGTTGAGACCAAGAAACGGTGTGATGACCTCACACGTAGGATGCGACGTGATGG GTGGCCAGCGATGTGTATTCATGGTGACAAGAGCCAGCCAGAGAGAGACTGGGTGTTATCAG AGTTTCGTAGCGGCAAAGCTCCCATCCTCATTGCTACTGATGTCGCCTCACGTGGGCTTG ATGTGGAGGATGTCAAGTTTGTCATCAACTATGACTACCCTAATTCTTCGGAGGACTACATCCACCGTATCGGCCGTACGGCTCGCAGCACTAACAAAGGCACTGCTTACACCTTTTTCACTCCGGGGAACCTCCGGCAGGCCAGAGAGTTGATCCGGGTGCTGGAGGAAGCCCGGCAGGCGATAAATcccaaactgctgcagctggtcGACAGTGgacgtggaggaggaggaggtggaggcggAA GGGGCCGTTCCCGTTTCCGCAATTCCAATTCAAACAATCCCAACCTGATGTACCAGGATGAGTGCGATCGTCGAATGCGTTCTgcgggtgggggcagcagctCCAAGGATGGTCGAAGCGGCGGCGGCAGTTACAGCCGCAGCGGAAACACCCGGGATGGGGaccgctcctcttcctcctcttacAGAGATCGCAGCAGCAGGGATGGAGGACGCAGCTACAGCTCTAGCTCCACCTCCTATGACCAGTACCAGAATAACAACAGCTCCAGGAGCGGCTCAGGGGGCAGTGTTGTGGGGCAGGCTCCACCTCCTTCATCGGGCCCTCAGCCTCTAATGGCTCAGCAGTTCAACCCTCCCCAGCCCATGATGGGGTTGATGGGGCACTCACCATTCCAGTTTGCTCCTCCACCGCCTTCTCTGTCAGGGAGAAAGTGA
- the drc2 gene encoding dynein regulatory complex subunit 2 produces MSKKTKKSGRKSEEERQMLLQQRGQAEEELKEKKEEMLSLFLKDKLQEEQRNTVVTMQKINDGWREMLRLAQEPELRREIIICQQMFEKEMDDLDSIIKNNERDMQEMERWEAQVKSCHQQHMEALWALQAKRLLCLEQQWESSLQEIRSSWSSQRQQMLPQSQQLEVLLQNLKLTAEQQNKDALDDIKAFYEQTQMKYLKTLEEQMAAEEFREEVKEAIQRNVEGLQYSNKLSADIEDLFTESQKEMSKGLKIIKKLEKNICQLTTENTSKEEALTDAINEAKHKGQSLRKERIQAQKATRKKLTKLVMQGDAATKKLQTIIAKGERVLRCADICSKLERKHEALLSSSSSGPTDEASNMPAKDVCGFPELQQLERRISNAVLVREDLKKQKEELRRENRELKNLIDQHRHPPTLHVAPAPTMSTPPGASNGRCVINATHIILKRK; encoded by the exons ATGtccaagaagacaaagaaaagtGGCCGGAAGTCAGAAGAGGAGAGACAGATGCTTCTGCAGCAGAGAGGtcaggctgaggaggagctgaaggagaagaaggaggagatgCTCAGCCTGTTTCTCAAG gacaagctgcaggaggagcagaggaaCACGGTCGTGACCATGCAGAAAATAAACGACGGCTGGAGGGAGATGCTCCGCCTGGCCCAGGAGCCCGAGCTGCGGCGTGAGATCATTATATGTCAGCAGATGTTTGAGAAGGAGATGGATGACCTGGATAGCATCATTAAG AATAATGAGAGAGACATGCAGGAGATGGAGCGTTGGGAGGCGCAGGTGAAGAGCTGTCACCAGCAGCACATGGAGGCATTGTGGGCCCTGCAGGCCAAAcgtctgctgtgtttggagcaGCAGTGGGAGAGTAGCCTGCAGGAAATCAGGTCTAGCTGGAGCTCTCAGAG GCAGCAGATGTTGCCCCAGTCTCAGCAGCTTGAGGTCCTGCTGCAGAATCTAAAGCTCACTGCAGAGCAGCAAAATAAAGATGCTCTTGATGACATCAAGGCCTTTTATGAACAAACCCAGATGAAGTATCTGAAAACTTTGGAGGAACAG ATGGCTGCGGAAGAGTTCAGGGAAGAAGTGAAGGAAGCCATCCAGAGAAATGTAGAGGGTCTGCAGTACAGCAACAAGCTGTCAGCAGACATTGAAGACCTGTTCACTGAAAGCCAGAAAGAGATGAGCAAGGGCTTGAAGATCATCAAGAAGCTGGAG AAAAACATCTGCCAGTTGACCACAGAAAACACCTCAAAGGAAGAAGCTCTGACAGACGCCATAAATGAGGCTAAGCACAAGGGTCAATCTCTGCGGAAAGAGCGAATCCAAGCACAAAAGGCAACAAGGAAGAAGCTCACCAAACTCGTCATGCAGGGTGACGCTGCCACCAAGAAGCTGCAGACCATCATTGCTAAG GGAGAGAGGGTTTTACGGTGCGCTGACATTTGTTCCAAGCTGGAGAGAAAGCATGAAgctttattatcatcatcatcatcaggccCCACAGATGAGGCCAGCAACATGCCAGCAAAG GATGTCTGTGGCTTCccggagctgcagcagctggagcgGCGTATAAGCAATGCCGTGCTGGTGCGAGAAGATCTGAAGAAACAAAAGGAGGAGCTGAGGCGAGAGAACAGAGAGCTGAAGAATTTAATAGATCAGCACAGGCATCCCCCCACTCTCCACGTGGCCCCAGCCCCCACCATGAGCACCCCACCGGGCGCGAGCAATGGTCGCTGCGTCATCAATGCCACGCACATCATCCTAAAGAGGAAATAA